From the genome of Vicia villosa cultivar HV-30 ecotype Madison, WI linkage group LG2, Vvil1.0, whole genome shotgun sequence, one region includes:
- the LOC131652817 gene encoding hypersensitive-induced response protein-like protein 2 has product MGQCLGCYQVDQSNVAIKEQFGKFVDVLEPGCHCLPWCLGYQIAGGLSLRVQQLDIKCETKTKDNVFVNVVASVQYRAVADKASDAYYKLTNTREQIQSYVFDVIRATVPKLELDAVFEQKNDIAKAVEDELEKAMSTYGYEIVQTLIVDIEPDVNVKRAMNEINAAARMRLAANEKAEAEKILQIKKAEGEAESKYLSGLGIARQRQAIVDGLRDSVLAFSDNVPGTSAKDVMDMVLVTQYFDTMKDIGASSKSSAVFIPHGPGAVRDVAMQIRDGLLQGNAANL; this is encoded by the exons ATGGGTCAATGTTTGGGATGTTACCAAGTGGACCAGTCCAATGTTGCTATAAAGGAGCAATTTGGAAAATTTGTCGATGTCTTGGAACCTGGATGCCATTGTTTGCCTTGGTGTCTCGGTTACCAGATAGCTGGTGGATTATCGCTTCGTGTGCAGCAACTTGATATTAAATGCGAGAcaaaaacaaag GATAATGTCTTTGTGAATGTGGTTGCATCTGTACAATACCGCGCTGTGGCTGACAAAGCGTCTGATGCCTATTATAAGCTCACCAACACAAGGGAACAGATCCAATCGTATGTTTTTGATG TTATAAGGGCCACTGTGCCAAAGTTGGAGTTGGATGCCGTCTTTGAGCAGAAGAATGATATAGCAAAGGCTGTCGAAGATGAGCTTGAGAAGGCGATGTCAACCTACGGTTACGAGATAGTCCAGACTCTCATTGTTGATATCGAGCCTGATGTCAATGTCAAGAGAGCAATGAATGAGATCAATGCAG CTGCGAGAATGAGGTTGGCTGCAAACGAAAAAGCTGAAGCTGAAAAAATATTGCAGATCAAGAAAGCTGAAGGTGAAGCCGAGTCCAAGTACCTATCAGGACTCGGCATAGCTCGCCAACGTCAAGCCATTGTGGACGGACTAAGGGACAGTGTACTCGCATTCTCTGATAATGTACCCGGAACATCGGCTAAAGATGTCATGGACATGGTGCTGGTGACTCAATACTTCGACACCATGAAGGATATTGGAGCGTCATCGAAATCTTCAGCTGTGTTTATACCACATGGTCCCGGTGCTGTCAGAGACGTTGCTATGCAGATTAGGGATGGCCTCCTTCAGGGAAATGCTGCAAATTTATAA